In Acidiferrobacteraceae bacterium, a genomic segment contains:
- the rimP gene encoding ribosome maturation factor RimP, protein MDTGGLTKMLEPSVNALGFELVAVEMAGMTLRLYIDSPEGVTVDDCADVSHQVSAVLDVEDPIRGEYTLEVSSPGLDRPLVKPEDFERFAGERVKVKLHRALDGRKNFVGRLAGLKDGRVVVETDEGRFELELDQIDRARLVPEF, encoded by the coding sequence ATGGACACAGGCGGCCTGACGAAGATGCTGGAGCCGAGCGTGAACGCGCTGGGTTTCGAGCTGGTGGCCGTGGAGATGGCGGGCATGACCCTGCGTCTGTACATCGACAGTCCGGAAGGCGTGACGGTGGATGACTGTGCCGATGTCAGCCACCAGGTGAGCGCGGTGCTGGATGTGGAAGATCCGATCCGTGGCGAGTACACCCTGGAGGTGTCGTCGCCGGGACTGGACCGGCCCCTGGTCAAGCCGGAGGACTTCGAGCGCTTCGCCGGCGAACGGGTAAAGGTGAAGCTGCACCGGGCGCTGGATGGACGAAAGAATTTTGTTGGCCGCCTGGCCGGACTGAAGGACGGTCGGGTGGTAGTGGAAACAGACGAGGGCAGGTTCGAGCTGGAGCTGGATCAGATCGATCGGGCCCGACTGGTACCGGAATTTTGA